CTGTTGTCCACCAGATAATTGTCCTATGGGGCGATCGCAATAATCAATCATTCCCACCCGTTCTAAAGCGTTTTTAGTAACTTGGCGACTCACAGCCGAGAAACTTCGCAACCAGCCTGTTTTCTTTACCCTTCCCATCATCACCACATCCCAAACGGTGGCGGGGTAAGTCCAGTCAATTTGGCTACGTTGGGGAACGTAAGCAACTTTTCCCAACTGCTGCATCAAGGGTTTGTCTTGATACAGTACCTTACCACTGCTGACGGGAACTAAACCTAACATTGCTTTCATCAGAGTGCTTTTACCTGCACCATTAGGGCCAAATATCCCTGTCAGCCGTCCCGGTTTGACTATACAGTTAACATCCCGCAAAGCTTCCTGGGTACGGTAATGTACACCAAGATGGGAGATATTAATTGCTGCTGTTGCTGTATGGGTATTAACTGATTCCAAGGGGGAACCAGTAGCTAAGGAAAAGTTCGCAATTCGCATAATGTCATTTCCGAGACGTAAAAAAATGAAAAGATTATGAAAATACTGTAACTTGAAAAATGAAAGAAATATGAGAATAAATATAACAGTCTGATGAATACAATCACTCACTCAAAAGCCAGATATTGCTGGAAGCCAGTATTGGCAGTAGTTTTAGCACTTTTGGTAGAAGGATGTGCCGCAGTTAACACTAACCGAAATACTCCAAATGCAGGGGGAAAACCGCGAGTAGTGGCAACTAGCACCATCATTGCTGATTTGGCACAGGAAGTTGGAGGGGAAGAAATCCAATTAACAGGCATCCTCAAACCTGGGGCTGATCCTCACGTTTACGAACCAGTACCAGCCGATAGCCGATTTTTGGAAGAAGCAGACTTGATTTTATACAACGGCTACAACTTAGAACCAGGGCTGATTAAGCTGATGAATGCGGCTGGGGGTAAAGTGCGGAAGTTAGCCGTGGGTGAAGTCGTTAAGCCATTACAGTTGGATAAAGGCAGAGGCGAGGTAGTTCCTGATCCTCATGTTTGGGGGAGTGCAGAAAACGCGGCTGCTATGGTTAATAGTATTCGAGATGGCTTAATTGAGTTATCCCCCAAAGACAGAGAGAAATATACTCAGAGGGCAGCACAACTTACGAATGAGTTAAAACAACTGCATACCTGGATTAATCAACAAATACAGACAATTCCGCCAGATAAACGTAAGCTAGTGACAACTCATGATGCTTTTCAATATTATGGACGAGCTTATGGGCTGGCGATCGCAGGTACATTAATCGGCATCAGCACAGAAGAACAACCAAGTGCCCAAACAGTCCAGAAATTAGTAGATTCGATTAAAAAAACGGGTGTGCCGGCCATTTTTGCTGAAACTACAATTAATCCTGCTTTAATTAAAACCGTTGCTCAAGAAGCTGGCATAGAATTAGCACCAAATCAACTTTATTCCGATTCCATTGGCGCTAAAGGTAGTAATGGTGATTCATATATTAAAATGATGGAAGCCAATACCCGCGCGATCGTTGAAGCGTTAGGGGGAAAATATACACCCTTTCAACTAAAGAAATAAACTTTAAATTTTTCCTGTATTTCTATAGTTAGAGGTTGTCCAAAAATATTATATATAAGATATAACCACAGGTATGTTATTCTCATTATAAGGGGAAACTCTAACTGAAGAAAGAATCAATTAAACATAGGATTTTCTAGATTGGTTTAGTAAACATAAGCTTTTAATTTCTGTACTAACCATGAGTAACGAAAAAATAGAAAATCAAAATAATCAATCAGAAGAAATTAGACAGCCAGTAAGTCAAGATTGGCATTCTCGTGAAGAACCCACTGCTAAAGAAAGAAACTTAACAGCAAACCCAGGCGATCAAATCGACGATAGCAAATCTCTTGAAGAAAAAGCCAAACAGATAGCTGTAGATTCTCCAGACATTACAGGCGACCACATCACAGTTCCTACATACTTCGTTGTAGACTACCCCGATGGTGAAAAGAAAGCACTTCACCATGTAAAAGACGCTGAAGAAATTTCTGATGTAATTCGTGAAGCTAGATTAGACGAAAACGGAAATCGTGTTTGGTGGTAGACCTCAATTCGGATTAATAGAGGCGTGAATTAATTCGCGTCTCTATATTAATTTTTAGAGGTTAATTATGGCTAATATTACAACTACCAAACAATTATCTGATTGGCATACACAAGAATTAAAAGATAAAATTTTAGAAATAGCTAAAGGACACGATACAGATTATTTAAAGATGAAAGTCAGCTTTTATCAGCAAGAATTAGCACCATATTTTGAAGAATTAAGCCGACGTAACCCATTTCCCCAAGTATCAGACCAAATACCTCTAGTTGTAGGTGTATGGATACCAGTTTGGTCAAATATTCCCTTTCAAGATATTGTTCCGGGGAGATTACATGCACAGTCTTACCAAATATTTCATGATGATGGCTACTACGCCAATGTCGCCCGTTACGCACCAGGGCAACAATCTAAATTATGGCAGAAATTTACATCAAAATTACCCGCCTTCGACTTAATGGTGTTGCAACAATACACTGTGCAAGATAATAATTGGCATATTCAAAATGTGGGAATCTTTCAGTCTATAAAAAATAGAGAAAAACCATTAACTATTGATGAAGCTGAGGAATGGTTTAACAACATAACTAAAACGAAATTACAATCACCTGATGCCAAAATCGATTTAAGACAAGAAGTTAAATTAGACAATATGGATAGAAATACTATCAAAAAGTTTGAAAAAGCCTATCGTGCTGTTTCTTACCTAGAACATCTATACATAGACCAAGATTTTCGACTGATTAAAAGCCGTAGAGAAGCTACACAGCGACAGAGTTATACTATTGCTATCCGCCAAAGGTAATCCAATTTAAAATTCAAAATTCAAAATTCAAAATTCAAAATTAATAAAAACAGGCGTAGCATAGGTTTGGGCATTTGGATCTGTATCATAATTTTTGTGAAATGTTATAAGGTGAAAAATCAGCCTATATTATGCTAGTAAAACGACTCATTGATGCAGAAATACATTAATCCTCAATTATATGAATGGTTTTTATAAAATCATAAGTTGATTCGTAATTAGTAATAGCCTCCGGCTTATCTACCAGAGGTGATCGCTTACGTAATTTATAATTAGCAGTTGTTTTAATTATAAATTACCAGTATCTTCTACTTTTAAAAAAATTGTTTCTAACTCAGCTTCCAACTGCTCAATAGTTGGTAAATTATTGTGTAATTGCTCAGGCAAAGTATCTTGTATTTGGTATGTAGAAACACCAATAGGTTTATAAATATCTCGTAGAGAATATTCTGCTATTATTTTATTTTTGCTCTTACATAAAATCAGCCCAATTGTAGGCTGATCATTTGTATGCCTCAATAAATCATCTACTGCACTTACATAGAAATTCATTTTGCCAGAAAATTCTGGTTTAAATTCTTCAATCTTTAAATCAATCACCACAAAACAGCGCAAACGCAGGTGATAAAACAACAAATCAATATAAAAATCCTCGCCACCTACTTCTAGATGATACTGACTACCAACAAAAGCAAAGCCAACGCCTAATTCTAGTAAAAAATCCCGAATGTGATTGATTAAAGCACGTTCTAAATCACGCTCTAAAAAATCTTTTCCTAAATTGAGGAAATCAAAGTTATAAGGGTCTTTTAATAACTGTTGTGCTAATTCTGATTGTGGCTGAGGTAGGGTGTTGTTAAAGTTAGTAGTTGCTTTACCTTGGCGTTGATACAATTTACTCTCAATCTGGTGAACTAAAACATTACGACTCCAGCCATGTTGGATAGTTTGCTGTGCGTACCAGAGACGTTCGTCTATGACTTTTAGCTTTTCGATTAGAGCGATATTATGATACCAACTAATTTGTGCAAGAGGTGCTTGCACAATTTGCTCATCGTGGTAAGCTTCAGCAAACGCCCGCATATACTTGAGGTTTCTAGGTGAAAAGCCTTTCATCTCTGGAAAAGCTTTACGTAAGTCAGCCGCCAGCCTATCAATAACTTTTGCGCCCCAACCTTGCTGCTGTTGCCGATGTATAATATCTCGTCCAATTTGCCAGTAAAGTAAGACTAATTCTTTGTTAACTGCAACTGCTGCCCTTAATTGGGCGGTGGAAATTCGCGTCTTTAATTCAGCTAGAAAATCTTCATAACCTACAATATCTGATTTACTGCTTTTAGAAAGTCTAGGTGTATTCTCTACCATAAATACTTTATACAACCAACCAACTCTAACTTTACTGTATGTTGGCTAAGGTCACAGAAGGCGTAAAAATTAGAGCAAAATAGAAATGTAGCCTGTCGTTGATCCAACCTTGAATCAAACTAATTCTGTGCGTAACTTGCAAGAAACTCACTTAAACCGCGCTCGTGCCAGCTTGAGACAAGCACTGTCTTGGTATGGATATCTTCGTAAATCGGGGCATTTATCATATAACCCAGAGTTAGCTGGTTTGGTGAAACCGGAAATAGAAGTATTAAATTCTACACTTAGCAAGCTGGACTCTAACATAATTAGAATCGCCGCCTTTGGTTTAGTTAGTCGTGGCAAGTCGGCGGTGTTAAATGCCTTATTGGGCAGTAAAATTTTGCAAACAGGCCCCCTCAACGGTGTGACTCAATGGCCGCGTTCTGTACGCTGGCAACCAGGGGGAAAGGTCATAGTAGAGTTAATTGATACACCAGGACTAGATGAAATTCAGGGTGAGTCACGCGCACAAATGGCGCGGGATGTGGTGCATCAAGCTGACTTAATTTTGTTTGTGGTGTCTGGGGATATTACCCGTACTGAATATCAAGCACTGCTAGAGTTACGCCAAGCACAAAAACCTTTAATTCTAGTCTTTAACAAAATCGACTTATACCCAGATACAGACAGAGCCGCAATTTATAAAAATTTACAACAATTAGGAGCAGGAAATCCTCAAGCCAAGCCGCTACTACCCGACGAAATTGTGATGATAGCGGCGGAACCTGCACCTATGGAAATACGGGTGGAATGGCCTGATGGACAGGTGAGTTATGAATGGGAAACACCACCGCCACAGGTAGACGAACTCAAGCAAACTATTCTTAACATTCTCAATCGGGAAGGCCGATCGCTCCTTGCTTTAAATGCACTTATTCAAGCACGGGACGCAGAAGCGGCGATCGCCCAAAAAACTATCGACATCCGCCAGCAAGAAGCGGAAAATATCATCTGGCAATATACCAAATACAAAGCCCTCGCTGTAGCCTTAAACCCCATCGCCTTTTTCGATATCATCGGCGGAACTGTGGCTGATTTGGCTTTAATTCGTTCCTTAGCGCGGCTGTACGGTTTACCTATGACTAGCTACGAAGCCGGGAAAATATTAAAAACTATCTTAATGAGTTGCGGTGGCTTATTGTTGGGAGAATTAGGCACTAACTTCGTGTTTGGTTTAGGTAAAAGTGCTGCTGCCTTAACCAGTGGCGATAATCCCACCAATATTACAGCTTTTGCAGGTAGTGCGATCGCTCAAGCTGGAATCGCTGGTTATGGTGCATATTCTGTAGGCAAAGCCGCACAAGTCTATCTAGAAAAAGGCTGCACTTGGGGACAATTAGGCGCTAGTACCGTAATTGCTGAAATCCTCTCACAAGTAGACCAAAATACAATTCTGTATCGGTTGCAACAAGAATTGAATATGAAATATTGAGAATAAATAAAAATATTGACTTAGTTATTACTATTGTTGAGAAATTGTCAACTTACATCAAATTCCTCTGATAATCGTGTCCAAATGCCATTTTCCGAGGCAATATAAAGGAGATGGCATTTATTTGCTATTAGTGCAATAAGCACAGCATATATACCCGATTTCCTTCAGGATGGAAAGAGAGGGATTCCCAATAATAATTGCTCAAAAAATGGCGGTGTTTACCACCATACTATTTGGGAAGCCTATCTACACTAGAAATATAAGTCCTGAAGACAGTTAACATTCACAACTAACGCGCATAGCGTCATCAACAGAGGCAACAATATCATGACAGCAATCTACAACGTAGCTCCCAACGCTTTTAACGCCGACAAAGAAGAAGCTACAAATTTAGAAAAAGCCATCCTCACTGCGATCGCAGAAGCACGTAATACTTGTGAACTAAACGGCGATGGTTCACCAAACTGTGCCGTAGCTTGGGACATTGTAGAAGAATTACAAGCTGAAAAATCTCACCAAGTACAAGCCAAAAAACACAAAAATTCTCTAGAAACCTTCTGTGATTTGCATCCAGAAGCATTAGAGTGTCTCATCTACGACGTTTAATTAATGCTACAAATAGGCAATTTTAGATTGGAAAAATTAAATTTTATATTGGTTTTCAATATAAAATCACCAATCTAAAATTTTTCTAAATCCCAGCAGTTTTATGAACATTAATTATGCTGCGAAGTTCCAAATTTTCTTTGCGATAAGAAGCCTAAGCCAAACAATAGCAGTCCCGCAATTGCGGTTGGCTCCGCAATATCTGCTATTGGTGGTTCTCCTTCCCGCAAAGTTAAACTAACAAATTCACCAACTAGTTGTTCACTTGGTGGTTCACATCCAATCACATCGTCAGGACATCTAAAAGTAGTAACTAAATTTAAACTATTTATAATATTTCCTGGGGTAGGTAAATTTGCAATAAAAATACCTTGCACCTGTTGCTGAATATCTACAAATATTGTTGGGAAATTCAAATTGAAAACAAATCCTCCAGGCAAGAGACTGGTAGTAGGAGGAGTTCCAGTAGGAATGTCTCCAAATGCAAAGCTGAGTGGAGATGCACTAGAAGTAACCAGATCGCTTAAATTATATATCCTGGGAATAAAGGTGGTTGGGATAGTATTAATTGGTTCAATAAAAGAAAAAGAAAAGTTTGTTAAAGGAAAAACTCGATCACCACTGGGAGTAGTGATAGGACTATCAGTGTCGTAACTGAAGAATCCACTGTAGGTATCTGGAAGTCCAGAGGGAATGGAAATAGTAGAAGGAAAAAGTCTGACAGTAAAGTCGTAAGTGACAGTTGCAGCTAAGACTGGTATTTCTAGGATAGTAGCACTGAAAACAGTACCAGTAACCGCACCTATTATTTTCCAGAGATTTTGATTCATAATTCATCTCCTTGTCAAATATTAAATATGAAACAAGTGGAAATCAGTAATGTCCAATAGTCAATCTTTTCACATCTTCTAAAATCAAAGGTACTTTAAGATTGATTAGCACTTTTTTATAGAAAAGATACTCATCTTTACGTAAACAGTCTAGTATTTGTACGGTTATTTCATCAAAAAAATATAAAGATGTGTACGTAGGGCTGGCTGAATAAGGGCGAAAGATAGCAGAATGAAGAGTTTCAGGGTCAGGAAAGAAAAATAAGGTGAAAAGAAAAAGGGTAAGATAAGTAAAAATCCTTGTAGCAAGTTGCGTTAAAATGTATCGAAGAGCGCAAAAGCAAGAAAAAGCAGCAGAAAACTTTGAACTACCCTTTGGGGGAAAACTAGCGTCAGATAACCGATGGGTAATCATGGCGAACATGATACCTTGGTCAAAATTTGAAGCAGAGTACGCAGAAATATTTTCAGCAAGAATGGGAGCGCCAGCCAAAACATTTAGAATGGCGTTGGGAGCATTAATAATTAAAGAAAAATTAGGAATAAGTGACAGAGAGACAGTAGAACAAATTCGGGAGAACCCGTATCTGCAATACATCTTTCTACTCTGCTATTACGGCTTTTTTGTGTATTTTTTTGCCTATTTTTCAAAACTGAGTCTTTTTTTACTTCTTCTATTATCGAAACTGATATTTCATTAAACCTTAAACAACAAAAACTTATCTTTTTTCTGGACTGACTACTTAATCAATTTTTCTCTTCCTTTGAAATGACTTTTTCAGCAAGCCCTACGTAGATGGAAAAATATAAAGATTACATGAATAGAATGCCTAAAAAAAAGCAAATCCTGTTAAGAACAGTCAAATAACATTAAACATTCTTTCTTTCTACGCCCTACCTAATTACTCAATTCATCCATAGCTAATTTAGTAATTTGTTGAATAGCAATTAAATCTGGCGGTGGTGTTTCGCTTTCCATTTTTAACCATAATAGGTATTCGACGTTTCCAGCCGGGCCAGTAATTGGCGACCAAGTTAAACCCTTGTATTTCCAGCCTAATTCCTCAGCCACCAGCCAAACTTGAAAAATAGCATCAGCTTGGTCGCGGGGATCGCGCACAACACCCTTTTTCCCCACACGAGATTTACCCACTTCAAACTGTGGCTTAACTAATAACACAGCTTCACGCGGAGATTGAGTTAGTCGCCACACAGCAGGCAAAATCTTGGTTAAGGAAATAAACGAAACATCCACCACCGCCAAATCTGGAACAATATCCCCCTCACCAAATAAATCCCCAGGTTGCAGTTGCCGTAAATTGGTACGTTCGCGCAAAACAACCTGGGGATTATTTCGTAAACCCCAATCAGTTTGTCCATAGCCAACATCAATTCCGTAAACTAATTTAGCGCCAGCTTGCAGTAGACAGTCAGTAAAACCGCCTGTAGAAATTCCCCCATCTAAGCAAATCCTGCCAGTGACGGGGATGGCGAATGATTCTAAAGCTTTAGCAAGTTTTTCACCACCACGGGAAACAAAACGCGATCGCTCTTTAATTTTAATCTCAGCCGCGACATCAACCTCAGTCCCAGGCTTATCAATTAGCTGTGCATTAACAGTTACTTCCCCCGCCTGAATTAGCCTTTGTGCCAAAGCGCGAGAATTACATAAATTTAACTCTACTAATAATATATCAAGTCGCTGCTTCACCAATGAATTTAATACTCCTGTGATTTGGTCACTACTGGGAATGTACAAATATTTATATAATGGTCTTATATAAGGCTGATAAAAACTACAGCTATGACAGATATATTGCAACAAATCGCTGCCCAACTTGATGCTTATAGCAATTTAGAAGCCTTGAAAGCAGCTTTTCAAGAATGGATTAACACATCAGACGGCAATTTGGATGCTTTAAAAAAAGCTTTAGAGGCTCATTTTAATGAGAATTACGACCTCAACAGCAACGACTTACAACAACTTCAAGAGCAAAATTTAACTTTTACTAGCGATGACGCAACCAAAGAAGAAGATATGCGTCGATTGCAGCGATACAAAGAGACAGGTTATGGTATCTCCCATGACGAAGTAGCTGCATGGTTAGCCAGTGTGGGAACAGATCATGAACCGCCATGTCCAAGGTAATTTGGCTACCAGAAGCACTTACTGACCTTGTACGGCTGTTCGATTTTTTGAAATTGAAAAATGAAAACACTGCTTTTCAAGCTGCACAAGTCATTCGAGAAGCAGGTTTTAGCCTAGCTGATAATCCCTACAAAGGAACTGTTTTGGAAGATGGTTCAGGACGACGCAAGCTAGTAGTTCCATTTGGCAAATACGGTTATGTAATTCACTACTATCTTGAAGACGAAACCGTTCTAATTTTGCGTGTTTATCATGGTCGAGAAAATCGTCCATTTTAGATTTTGCGTCTTGGCTGTGTTCAGAGGCGCGTAGGCGTAAGCCAGTCGTAGACATCGCTCCTTAATTTTAATCTCAGCCGCGACATCAACCTCAGTCCCAGGCTTATCAATCACCTGTTGATTAACAGTTACTTCTCCCGCCTGAATTAGCCTCTGTGCCAAAGCGCGAGAATTACATAAATTTAACTCTACCAATAATGTATCGAGTCGCTGCTTAACCAAGTCTTACCGTCCACAAGCATTATTGAAATACTATATCTCCTCAATGTCCCTCATCTTCCACAGCCCCCAACGCTTTCAAACTTAATATCTCTGCCTGGGTCAACCCCTTCACACCGTTAATCTTCAACCCTGCATATAACTGATGGCTAAAAGTAGCAATACAATCCCCAGTCCGCACATCCCACAGTTTGACTGTTTCATCATCACTACTACTAGCCAAAGTCAGACCATCCCCATTCCAAGCTACTGACCTAACCAAATCATTATGACCAGCCAGAGTCAGGCGACAATTCCCAGTCTGCACATCCCACAGTTTGACTGTTTTATCACGACTACTACTAGCAAGGGTCAGACCATCTCCACTCCAGGCTACTGAGTTAACCCAATCATTATGACCAGCCAGAGTCAGGAGACAATCCCCAGTCTGCACATCCCACAGTTTCACCATTTTATCCATACCCCCACTAGCAAGAGTCAGACCATCCCCAC
Above is a genomic segment from Nostoc sp. MS1 containing:
- a CDS encoding metal ABC transporter substrate-binding protein, whose product is MNTITHSKARYCWKPVLAVVLALLVEGCAAVNTNRNTPNAGGKPRVVATSTIIADLAQEVGGEEIQLTGILKPGADPHVYEPVPADSRFLEEADLILYNGYNLEPGLIKLMNAAGGKVRKLAVGEVVKPLQLDKGRGEVVPDPHVWGSAENAAAMVNSIRDGLIELSPKDREKYTQRAAQLTNELKQLHTWINQQIQTIPPDKRKLVTTHDAFQYYGRAYGLAIAGTLIGISTEEQPSAQTVQKLVDSIKKTGVPAIFAETTINPALIKTVAQEAGIELAPNQLYSDSIGAKGSNGDSYIKMMEANTRAIVEALGGKYTPFQLKK
- a CDS encoding metal ABC transporter ATP-binding protein, producing the protein MRIANFSLATGSPLESVNTHTATAAINISHLGVHYRTQEALRDVNCIVKPGRLTGIFGPNGAGKSTLMKAMLGLVPVSSGKVLYQDKPLMQQLGKVAYVPQRSQIDWTYPATVWDVVMMGRVKKTGWLRSFSAVSRQVTKNALERVGMIDYCDRPIGQLSGGQQQRVFLARALAQQADIFCFDEPFVGIDQKTQTVIFEVFHELAAENKIVLVVNHDLGESISHFDDLILLNRELIATGSRQQVLTEENLSHAYGGKVIYFADAA
- a CDS encoding TlyA family RNA methyltransferase, which produces MVKQRLDILLVELNLCNSRALAQRLIQAGEVTVNAQLIDKPGTEVDVAAEIKIKERSRFVSRGGEKLAKALESFAIPVTGRICLDGGISTGGFTDCLLQAGAKLVYGIDVGYGQTDWGLRNNPQVVLRERTNLRQLQPGDLFGEGDIVPDLAVVDVSFISLTKILPAVWRLTQSPREAVLLVKPQFEVGKSRVGKKGVVRDPRDQADAIFQVWLVAEELGWKYKGLTWSPITGPAGNVEYLLWLKMESETPPPDLIAIQQITKLAMDELSN
- a CDS encoding GTP-binding protein, encoding MRNLQETHLNRARASLRQALSWYGYLRKSGHLSYNPELAGLVKPEIEVLNSTLSKLDSNIIRIAAFGLVSRGKSAVLNALLGSKILQTGPLNGVTQWPRSVRWQPGGKVIVELIDTPGLDEIQGESRAQMARDVVHQADLILFVVSGDITRTEYQALLELRQAQKPLILVFNKIDLYPDTDRAAIYKNLQQLGAGNPQAKPLLPDEIVMIAAEPAPMEIRVEWPDGQVSYEWETPPPQVDELKQTILNILNREGRSLLALNALIQARDAEAAIAQKTIDIRQQEAENIIWQYTKYKALAVALNPIAFFDIIGGTVADLALIRSLARLYGLPMTSYEAGKILKTILMSCGGLLLGELGTNFVFGLGKSAAALTSGDNPTNITAFAGSAIAQAGIAGYGAYSVGKAAQVYLEKGCTWGQLGASTVIAEILSQVDQNTILYRLQQELNMKY
- a CDS encoding type II toxin-antitoxin system RelE/ParE family toxin, yielding MSKVIWLPEALTDLVRLFDFLKLKNENTAFQAAQVIREAGFSLADNPYKGTVLEDGSGRRKLVVPFGKYGYVIHYYLEDETVLILRVYHGRENRPF
- a CDS encoding YhcG family protein codes for the protein MVENTPRLSKSSKSDIVGYEDFLAELKTRISTAQLRAAVAVNKELVLLYWQIGRDIIHRQQQQGWGAKVIDRLAADLRKAFPEMKGFSPRNLKYMRAFAEAYHDEQIVQAPLAQISWYHNIALIEKLKVIDERLWYAQQTIQHGWSRNVLVHQIESKLYQRQGKATTNFNNTLPQPQSELAQQLLKDPYNFDFLNLGKDFLERDLERALINHIRDFLLELGVGFAFVGSQYHLEVGGEDFYIDLLFYHLRLRCFVVIDLKIEEFKPEFSGKMNFYVSAVDDLLRHTNDQPTIGLILCKSKNKIIAEYSLRDIYKPIGVSTYQIQDTLPEQLHNNLPTIEQLEAELETIFLKVEDTGNL
- a CDS encoding Calvin cycle protein CP12 → MTAIYNVAPNAFNADKEEATNLEKAILTAIAEARNTCELNGDGSPNCAVAWDIVEELQAEKSHQVQAKKHKNSLETFCDLHPEALECLIYDV